In the Methanomicrobia archaeon genome, one interval contains:
- a CDS encoding phosphopantetheine adenylyltransferase, whose translation MRVAFGGTFDPLHDGHKQLLKRVYELSEGGEIVIGVTSDAMARTFRDRDVRPFKARAAALQRYMREKYGAQVRVVELHDRYGPTLDEDFEYIVISPETYPVAVRINELRKARGKKPIAIVRVEHVKAADGGLISSTRIKAGEIDTHGTLLRCTG comes from the coding sequence ATGAGGGTAGCGTTTGGCGGCACGTTCGATCCGTTACATGACGGGCATAAGCAGCTCTTGAAACGCGTGTATGAGCTGAGCGAAGGTGGTGAGATCGTGATCGGAGTGACCTCGGATGCTATGGCGCGCACCTTCAGGGATCGTGACGTTCGTCCGTTCAAGGCGCGTGCGGCGGCTCTCCAGCGGTACATGCGAGAGAAATACGGCGCGCAGGTGCGCGTGGTGGAATTACACGATCGCTACGGTCCTACGCTGGACGAGGATTTCGAGTACATCGTGATCTCGCCTGAGACCTATCCGGTTGCCGTGAGGATCAACGAGCTGCGGAAGGCACGCGGCAAGAAACCGATAGCGATCGTAAGAGTCGAGCACGTAAAAGCCGCGGATGGCGGGCTCATCTCGTCCACGCGGATAAAGGCGGGCGAGATCGATACGCACGGGACGCTGCTGAGGTGTACGGGGTAG
- a CDS encoding prenyltransferase: protein MIRKLKSIWELTRFEHGLMYGLGVLIGIIVADGRIFVQASIAGLAVYIPAEGAIFGFLTALFIQAGTFALNDYCDLESDRANRRMDRPLVRGELTRREALLIALLATAIGIVAASFLHPLLFALAVLSAVLGMVYDVKMKEFFGVSNVYIALTMAIPFIFGGLIVDPTRIDLILLVLAAMAFVAGFGREVMKDIADLRGDALRDVKSIARIYGPTTASSVVVGSYLLAVALSVIPIFSIGSSYYCNPAYLLPVLLADLLLVHACWVLWRQSAETADYTALRKETLLAITLGLLAFVCGAVF, encoded by the coding sequence ATGATCCGCAAACTGAAGTCGATCTGGGAGTTAACGCGGTTCGAGCACGGTCTGATGTACGGGCTCGGCGTGCTCATCGGGATCATCGTTGCGGACGGCCGTATTTTCGTACAGGCATCGATCGCCGGGCTCGCGGTATACATTCCGGCAGAAGGTGCGATCTTCGGCTTTCTCACCGCACTCTTCATCCAGGCGGGCACCTTCGCCCTGAATGACTACTGCGACCTCGAATCTGATCGTGCGAACCGCAGGATGGATAGACCACTCGTGCGCGGCGAGCTTACGCGGCGAGAAGCGTTACTGATCGCGCTGCTCGCCACCGCAATCGGTATCGTCGCGGCATCGTTTTTGCACCCGCTGCTCTTCGCACTCGCCGTCCTTTCCGCGGTACTGGGCATGGTCTACGATGTGAAGATGAAGGAATTCTTCGGCGTGAGCAACGTCTATATCGCGCTCACCATGGCGATCCCGTTCATCTTCGGCGGCTTGATCGTGGACCCTACCCGGATCGATCTGATACTGCTCGTCCTTGCTGCGATGGCATTCGTCGCAGGGTTCGGGCGTGAGGTGATGAAAGACATCGCGGATCTCAGGGGTGACGCGCTACGGGACGTCAAGAGCATTGCGCGCATCTATGGCCCGACTACCGCGAGCAGCGTCGTCGTCGGTTCATATTTGCTCGCTGTCGCTCTGAGCGTCATACCGATCTTCTCGATCGGGAGCTCGTATTACTGCAATCCCGCGTATCTGCTCCCGGTGCTGCTCGCTGATCTGCTCCTGGTGCATGCCTGCTGGGTGCTGTGGCGGCAGAGCGCGGAGACTGCGGATTATACTGCACTGAGAAAGGAGACGTTACTGGCAATTACTCTGGGGCTGCTCGCCTTTGTGTGCGGTGCTGTTTTCTAA